A window of Bacteroidales bacterium genomic DNA:
TTCTTCTTTGCTCTAATCCTTCAAATTTAATATGCATCAATGAGTCTTGCCCTTCGAATATGTTCATAGAGTAAATCAAGTTTTTTTGCTTCAACTCTTCACAGCTATTAACATTAGTAGCTACAGAATCAATTACAGGTAGTAAAAAACTGTCGGGTTGACATAAATCAAACTCTTCAACACTATAAGTTCGTACAATTGTAATAGTATTTTCATCATCAATAGATTTGTTTTTACTATTATTACATGAAATTAATAATATAACAAACGTTAGATATAAATATTTTTTAATCTTCATTATTATATAATTTTAGTATCTAACAAATTTACCTCAGTAATCATAATACATATTTTGGGACTAAAATTAATAAAATTTTCGTTTTGATTATTGTTTTTTAGCTGTTTGTTGTTGCGTGTCCGCCTTACACCAGTAACCGTTTGATTATCAGCGCTTAGATGGGCAAAAAACAAGCAAAGCAAGCAGCCGAGACTGGTATAGCGGCAGTGACTCATAACTATCTGAGTATCAAGGACTTACGCCGCCGCAACCCATAAAGCAGGCGGACATCCGTAATCACTTGAGTATCAAAGACTTATATCACCGCGACCAGAACTACTGAGCCAAACGAGCGACGGCTCATAACTACCTGATTATCAATAACTTACGTGGACAAAAAGATTTTATTCCCCACATGTTCTTGAAAGAACGTGATAATATCCGCCTAATGTTCTCCAAATTAAAAACCGATAATCTCCTACAATAATTGGGGTGTTTTTTTTATTAAATTTATATTCTTTTTTTAATGGCAAAATTTTAATTATCTCAACCGAAACTTTATTAGAAATAAAAAACACTATATCGTTAATAACTACATAATAAGCTATTGAATTAATTATTTTATCATCAACAACGAATCTGTTTATTGACAAATAGTACTCCCCACTTGATAAACTTGATTGAAAAAAATCTAAAATATAAAAATCGTTTTTGCTAAAACAATCCTGTTCTTTAGACAAATCTGAAATAGTTTTTATAAGCGTGTTATCTTTAAACTCAATTTGTTGTAAAGTCAATGTTATTGGCTTATTTTGTCCCAACAAGATTAGACTGAAGGTAAGAAAAACAAAAGTAATTACTGTATTCTTCATGATTAAAAATATATATTAGTAAAAATACTAAATTTATTTTAGTAAACACATTTTTATTTTGTGTTCGCTATTTCGCAACTTACTTTATTATCAACACATTACATCTAAATTCCTTTAAACCTAACAGGTTTCTAAAACCTGTCAGGTTTGTTTTCTGCAAAGCAGCCGCCGCGCCCAAAACAACTTAGTAAAACGCCGCGCCTCGTAACTATCTCATTATCAAGGACTTAGGCGGGCGGACACATCAACCCACAACCACCTTACTATCAGCATTTTACAAAAAAATCATTTACCAAGCAAAGCAACAACATGTGCAGCGATGGCTTCACCTTTGCCAATTGCATCTACACCTTCATTTGTTTTTGCTTTTACAGAAACCGCATTATTGCTAATTTTCAAAACCTTAGCAATATTTTCAATCATTTGTGCTTTATAAGGAAACATTTTTGGCTTTTCGGCAATAATAACGCTATCAATATTTACAACTTTATATCCTGCATCAGAAACCATAGCAACAACTTTTTCAAGCAATTTCATGCTATCAGCATTTTTATATTCAGGATTGTTGTCAGGGAAATGTGTTCCGATATCGCCCATAGAAATCGCTCCTAGCAAGGCATCGCATAGAGCATGAACTAATACATCTGCATCGCTATGTCCATCAAGTCCAAATTCACAAGGAATATCTACTCCGCCAATGATTAGTTTTCTTCCTTTTACAGTTCTATGCAAATCATAGCCAAAGCCAATTCTCTGCTCCATTTCAACAGCTTAAAATTAATTATATTTTATCAAAATTAAATATTAGAGAGAATCTGAGAGTATTTTCCAAAGGATTTCTCTGTTCTAGTGGAATTAAGTATGAAAAATCAAGTCCAAAAACATTATATCTCAAACCAGCTCCAAGAGTGAAATATTTTCTATTTCCTTTGAATTTATTTTCGTAGAAAAAGCCAGCTCTAATAGCAAATTGATTATCATACCAATATTCAGTTCCAACAGCTATATTAATTTCACGAAGTTCTTCCTTTAAACCGCCTGGGGCATCAGAAAAAGAACCAAACATACCAGAAACAACAGAGCGATAAGGATCTTTACCTTTTGCAATAATTTTTTCATTAGTTATTGTATCTATAACATAGTTTCCTATTGAATCCAAGGCATAAAGCGGAAAAGTTGGCACCAACAATTTATTCAAATCAAAAGAAAAAAGCAACTTGTTATATTCATCAAGCTCCATTGTCAATGCAGGTCCAAGTCGTAAATTAATAGGAATAAAAGACCTGTATTGAATTTCGCTATATGTGATTTTCGAACCTATATTAGAAATATTTACTCCAAAAGCCACATTAGCTGGTGTTTTACCAAAATCAACGTCTTTGTTGTAAAAGAAAGAAACATCTGTTGCTATTGATTGTCCAGGCTTTGTTTCGCTTCCTGTAAAAGAAATATTTCCCGACAAGTTTGAATAAA
This region includes:
- the porV gene encoding type IX secretion system outer membrane channel protein PorV: MKLVKSLFISLFLGIVVVSANAQGYNNITGQETEDYMNTITTSVPFLLIAPDAKGGAMGDVGAATTPDVYSMHYNPAKYAFMNENLGFSISYSPWFNQIVKDINLAYLTGYKKIGDKQAIATSLKYFSMGTINFVDEFKEPRGVFSPREFALDFAYARKFSDYISGSVALRYIYSNLSGNISFTGSETKPGQSIATDVSFFYNKDVDFGKTPANVAFGVNISNIGSKITYSEIQYRSFIPINLRLGPALTMELDEYNKLLFSFDLNKLLVPTFPLYALDSIGNYVIDTITNEKIIAKGKDPYRSVVSGMFGSFSDAPGGLKEELREINIAVGTEYWYDNQFAIRAGFFYENKFKGNRKYFTLGAGLRYNVFGLDFSYLIPLEQRNPLENTLRFSLIFNFDKI
- a CDS encoding 2-C-methyl-D-erythritol 2,4-cyclodiphosphate synthase, whose product is MEQRIGFGYDLHRTVKGRKLIIGGVDIPCEFGLDGHSDADVLVHALCDALLGAISMGDIGTHFPDNNPEYKNADSMKLLEKVVAMVSDAGYKVVNIDSVIIAEKPKMFPYKAQMIENIAKVLKISNNAVSVKAKTNEGVDAIGKGEAIAAHVVALLGK